CGGCTTTGCATCTCGACGGACTGCGGCTTCGGCCGCGAGGGAATGAGCAGACGCCACGCTTTCTACAAAATGGTAGCGCTCGCCCGGGGGACCAACATCGTCAGGAAGGAACTGGGGCTGCCGGAAGCCTACATCCAGGCCACCGACGACAGATTCACCCTCGCCGATCCGGATTGAGCGGAGAGAGATCCGCGGCAGGCGTGTGCTCCCGTAGAATCTTCCGGAGAAAATCGAGCGTCCTCGCCGCGATGGCGGGCCAGCGGAACGAAGCGTAGAGCGCCTCTGCCCCCGCGCGCAGCCGCTCCCGCGCCGCCGCATTATCCATCAATGCCCCCACCCGCTCCGCCAGCGCATCGGCGTCCCCGAATGGCACTTCGGCGAAATTCTCCCCCGCGCGGAAATACTCCGTCGGCACCTTGGGCGGGGTGCTCACCACGGGCGCGCCGTGGGCCAGCGCCGCCATCAGGCTTCCGCGCCGGCTCGAGATGCCGCCCTCGTAGGGCGCAAGGAACAGATCGGCCGCGAGCAGTATCTCGCTGATTTTTTCGTCGAAGAGAAACCCCGTCCAGATCACTTCATCGGCCAAACCGTTTGCCCGGGCGCGCGCCTGCAGTGCGAGGTAGAAGCCGCCATCCTGCGCACGCCTTCCGCCGAGCATGAAGAGCCGGAAGGGCCGCCCCGCCTGCTTCCACTTTCCCGCCGCATCGAGAATCTGCTCGACCCCCTTGCCCGGGTAGTAGAAGCCGAAGTGGGCGAGCAGGGCGCCGGAGGGCTCCAGCCCCCTCTCCGCGCACAGCCTAGCGCGCAGCTCCGCGCGGCGGGCCCGCATTTTCTCCCCCGGCTCGCCCAGTTCCCTCGGTTCGATATTGGCGCCGATGGGAACTTCTTCCATCTTCCGCCGGAGCCAGGGCATGGACTTTCCGACCAGATAGGTGACCTCCTCGTTCGTGCTGAGAATGCCGTCCGCACTTTGGAGGAGTACCGCCGCCCCCGCCTTCGAGAAGAAACGCGAGACTCCCACCGTGTGCATGGAGTAGACCGTGGGAATCCCCGGAGAGAGGACCTTCATCCAGAGGGGAAGAAAGGGAATCCAGCGCGCTTTCGGAGGATAGAGGTCGGGCGCGTACTGCACCAAAAGGGCGTGGGCTTTTTCTTCGCGGGCCAGGCGCGCCACCTGCCGCATCGCGGCGGGCCCCCAGTACCGCGACACCGGAAAGACGCGGATTTTCCCTGAAACCTTTGGCCCCGAATAGTCCGCACTCGTGAAGATCAAGACATCGGCGCCCGCCGCCACGAGTTCAGAGACCAGCATCCGGGTGAAATCGCCCACCCCGCAGGGAGCGAGATTCGGCGGATAGCTGGGACTCAGGATGGCGATGCGCACAAAGGTTCCTTCATCGGCGGGAAGACTGCGGTTAATCGCGGGACGGGGAGTGTGCCGAGGTTTTTTCCTCGACGCCGAGCTCGGAGCGGAGCACTTCCCCTGAGATGGTTTCCTGATCGAGGAGACGCGCCGCCAACCGATCGAGGTCCGCCCGCCGCACCTCCAGGATTTCCCTCGCCCGCTCGGAGGCTTGCTGGAGAAATCTTCCCACTTCCTCGTCCACCTCCCGCTGGGTGGCCTCGCTGATGGCGGCCCGGCCGAAACCGTCGCCAAACCCTTGTCCGAGAAAGAGCGGCCGGGGCTCGCGGCGCAGGGAGTGGGGCCCGAAATGTTCGCTCATCCCGTATTCGGTCACCATGGAGCTCGCCATGTCGGTGGCGCGCTGGAGATCGTTCTGAGCGCCGGTGGAGACCTCATCGAAGACGAGCGTCTCGGCCGCCCGCCCCGCCAGAAGGACGGTCATGCGGTCTTCGATCTCGGTTTTCGAGAGGAGGTAGCGATCCTCGGTGGGGCGCTGAAGGGTGTAGCCCAAGGCGGAGAGCCCGCGCGGAATGATGGACACCTTCTGGACCGGATCGGCCGTGCCGACCAGCTCGGCCACGATGGCGTGCCCCATTTCGTGACAGGCTACCCGTCTGCGCTCCTCCGGCGTCATCACGCGGGATTTTTTCTCGAGTCCCGCCGCGATGCGCTCGAGCGCTTCCTCGAAATTCGCCATGGCGATTTGATCCTTGTCGTGGCGGGCGGCGAGCAGGGCGGCCTCGTTCGCCAGATTCGCCAGGTCCGCCCCCGAGAGGCCGGGCGTCATCTCGGCGATCCGGTCGGAGTTCACGTCCGGCCCGAGGACGAGGTTTTTCATATGCACGCGGAGGATGTGCTTGCGGCCCTCCAGGTCGGGCCGGTCCACCAGCACCTGTACATGGCGAATTCGTAATTAAGCAATAATTTGATGCCTGATTGGGAATTCGCCACCCACACCCTCAACTCCGCAAAACTACTAAATTTCCGTGCACAGGAATCGTTCCTTCACGCGGCATCAACGCTCAGTCTTCCCCGGCGGCGGGAGCGCGGCTTCCGGATAACGATGTCCACGTCCCGACCAAGGGCTGTCAGCAGGCGCAGCAGCCGTTCGACGGAGTATTCCCGGAAGTTCCCACGCAAAAGACGGGACACGTCCGGCTGGGAGAGCCCGAGCACCTTCGCCGCTTGCGCCTGTGTCAGGCGGCGCTGGCGGATGATTACATCGATGCGGGTGACCAGTTCCGCCTTCAGAAGCCGGGCCTCGGCATCAGGACGTTCCAGGTCGGCGAACACGTTGCCGCTGCCTCGCTCGATTTTCACTTTATCGGTTTTCATTGTTCTCCCCTTCTGCCATAGATGTCGTCGTAATGCTGCTCTGCCGCCCTCAGCCTGCGCCTGACCGTTTCCATCTCCTGCTTCGGCGTCGAAATGCCTCTCTTGGCCTTCTTTTGAAAGGCATGCAGAACATAGACGGCAGCATTGAACCGCACGGTGTAAACTGCCCGGTAGGTACCACCGTCATGGCGCGACACCACCTCCAGGACACCAGAGCCCAGGCCCTTGAGGGGCTTGGCATCGCGGTGCTTGAGACCGACCTGGGCCTGATACAGGGCAAACCCGACGTGGTCCTGTACCTCGGCCGGAAATCCCCTCAAGTCCTCCTTGCTCGATCCGACCCATTCAACGGGCTTCAAGTCCCTTCGGTCCATGGCTTATTATGGCGGTTTCACCATATTTTTTCAAGAGAAAAAAAGTGCCCATGGTGTGCCGGTCCACCGATTTTCGGGGTCAGGCCCGTTTGAGTGAAAGGCCCTGGAAACATTAAATATTTTTCACTCTCTCAGGTCCTACACTCAGAACTCTTCCGGAGGCCATCAGAACGACCAAAAGGTCCGCCCCCTGCCCTGGTTCATCGAATCTTCGATCTGCCAAACAGGCCTTTTCAGCCCCATGGGTCGTCATAATGGTCTCCGAAAGAATCCTAGTTTCTGAATCCCGGCGGTCATCAACTCCTTAATGTTTCCAAGATTTTTCAGCCCGGATGGCTGGACCCCGAAAATCGGTGGATCAGTACAGCGACCACGGCTCCACCATCTGCGGCAGCGCGAGGGTGTGCATGGCGATATAATGGGAGGTAGGTCAGAAGCACAAATTCATAGGAATTCACCACGAACAGGCCCTCAATTCATCATGGCCGTGGTCTTGTGCCAGAAGATCACTCGGTTGCG
This genomic window from bacterium contains:
- a CDS encoding glycosyltransferase, with the translated sequence MRIAILSPSYPPNLAPCGVGDFTRMLVSELVAAGADVLIFTSADYSGPKVSGKIRVFPVSRYWGPAAMRQVARLAREEKAHALLVQYAPDLYPPKARWIPFLPLWMKVLSPGIPTVYSMHTVGVSRFFSKAGAAVLLQSADGILSTNEEVTYLVGKSMPWLRRKMEEVPIGANIEPRELGEPGEKMRARRAELRARLCAERGLEPSGALLAHFGFYYPGKGVEQILDAAGKWKQAGRPFRLFMLGGRRAQDGGFYLALQARARANGLADEVIWTGFLFDEKISEILLAADLFLAPYEGGISSRRGSLMAALAHGAPVVSTPPKVPTEYFRAGENFAEVPFGDADALAERVGALMDNAAARERLRAGAEALYASFRWPAIAARTLDFLRKILREHTPAADLSPLNPDRRG
- a CDS encoding helix-turn-helix transcriptional regulator is translated as MKTDKVKIERGSGNVFADLERPDAEARLLKAELVTRIDVIIRQRRLTQAQAAKVLGLSQPDVSRLLRGNFREYSVERLLRLLTALGRDVDIVIRKPRSRRRGRLSVDAA
- a CDS encoding type II toxin-antitoxin system RelE/ParE family toxin, whose amino-acid sequence is MDRRDLKPVEWVGSSKEDLRGFPAEVQDHVGFALYQAQVGLKHRDAKPLKGLGSGVLEVVSRHDGGTYRAVYTVRFNAAVYVLHAFQKKAKRGISTPKQEMETVRRRLRAAEQHYDDIYGRRGEQ